The DNA segment TGCTCTGAACCCGTTTTCGCTCCTAAACCAGGCTTCAAATACACTCACGACTCGAAAGATGAACCCGGATACCTGCTTACAGAAGTTTATGATAGCTTCGAGAAAAAAAGCTTTCTAGCAGTTTTCGACGCTGAAAATATTTTAGAAGGCCCGATAGCGAGAATACACCTTAAACACCATGCCCCTTTCACACACCACGGTTACTGGAGGATGATGTAAGATCAACCGGCACACTCTAACTTATAGCTCTCAGAACCATGCGGTATATAGAATACGTCTCCTCTTTTAATAATTATACTTCTAAAATACTGCGCTAAAGCTAAAAACGCTTTAATAGGCGTTTCATCCTCAGGTTCAACCTTCATCTCTATAACCCAGGCTACCGCTCCAGGGTTAACTTTCAAATCGGACACGGTTTTCTCATCTAATATAGGGATCTTTAACTCCGCGGCTAAATCTAAAACCTTCTTAACGAAAAGCTTAACTTTCTCAACATCTTTAAATAAAGGCATATAACCACCATATTAAACCCGGTTTACTAGTAGGTTATTTAGTTGTCAAACCGGGTTACTTAGACTTTTTAATTATATAATTTAAAAAGTATTTAAATATTATTAAGTTTATCACTGGAGTTTACGCCGCTCCCCTGTAAACATGTATATGAGTCTACTACCAATGTTACAAGCATGATCAGCCATTCTCTCCAAGTATCTGGCCACTAGTAGAAGATCCGTAGCATCAGATATAACTCGCGGGTTCTCGATCATCATAGAAATTAGTTCACGGTAAACCTGATACCATAAAGCATCAACCTCGCTATCTTTCTCAGAAAGCTTCTCCACGCATTCCAACACGCGACCCTGTTCAAGAGCGTCTAAAGCGCATCTAACCATCTCTTGCGTGAGCTTACTCATCCTAGGAATATCTATTAAAGGCTTTATTAAAGGTCGATCTAAGGTTCGCTGAGTTATTTTAGCGATGTTAGATGATAGATCACTAATCCTATCGAAGTCGCCGATAATCCTTAAATAAGAGATAATCGCCCTAAGATCGTCAGCTACAGGTTGCTGCCTCACTATAAGTTGAATACAGGTTTCCTCGAGTCGAAGCTCGTAGTCGTCTATTCTAGCAGCTTCAGTTAAAACTTTCTCCGCTAAAGCAGCGTCTTTAGAGGCTAAACTATTCACTGCTATCTCTATTAGACTGGCCGCCAGCTCACCCATTTTAATAACGCTTTTAGTTAAGTTAGCTAATTCTTGCTGGTAACGTTTTCTAACTTGCATTCCAACACATCCTATGAATATTTTGAACCTTCATTCTAACCAAACCTCCCGGTTATATA comes from the Candidatus Odinarchaeum yellowstonii genome and includes:
- the phoU gene encoding phosphate signaling complex protein PhoU, whose translation is MQVRKRYQQELANLTKSVIKMGELAASLIEIAVNSLASKDAALAEKVLTEAARIDDYELRLEETCIQLIVRQQPVADDLRAIISYLRIIGDFDRISDLSSNIAKITQRTLDRPLIKPLIDIPRMSKLTQEMVRCALDALEQGRVLECVEKLSEKDSEVDALWYQVYRELISMMIENPRVISDATDLLLVARYLERMADHACNIGSRLIYMFTGERRKLQ